A genomic segment from Lutzomyia longipalpis isolate SR_M1_2022 chromosome 3, ASM2433408v1 encodes:
- the LOC129793642 gene encoding titin isoform X2 encodes MEATEATQEGTTVKSEVTENSQESNVRKTSTGQVSTTTSKTVAQSVEKTVNEGVATEKSSVSATSAGSDVNGDATSDEEVEEVEEVEEIVEEEELQEDELDDAEEASSSSTEVVIVRKIVKKKKKKTTKEEKVPKQVQKKTEVKEVKTKVVEKKQEVKPVVVEKKEVKAAVPEKKEEVKPVVAEKKEDVKEQKIVEKKVEVQEVKQKAKEEQVTKEAEKSEEEEEVSEEEEESEPEIEEKPVQRNEVKPKEQVEDKPKETIEENVKIEEKIEKKPEQKIEEVKEVKQQVESKSSEVKAEANGVAEPTVEKEREGNAGGDKVKETETKKLQVVEETSVQSSPPEQPPEKPSQNGEIQQDSIKATIHEIINDIDRQITEDGPDVPIPVQIEVPVQAPVQAPIQPPVQAPVQVPIQAPILPPLSSGRNDDAREASEGDKENGPRVVDLQKIFTPATDAEEILPQRQRKAQVMYSSSVQESSESYSHRVQEKLPLKLVMNPRGQVQDLETLRKQGVLIDPTPLSPDRCAEVVNALQATGGKGAELFAKRRKKSEKWVVDETSRQSAPTTPISACHNVPPAFTDFGVQRAQQNIKLNQIQEKYAQPKVKIVKSPWQSALETGHVNEAFQMPQSAPPMVRPEPPMVRPEPPPPVVMRAAEPPRRAPPSPGHFGRDLAYRPNVAQGWNAPKPNLPGIYTPPELPLSSYAPPPRVDIPPLQDPVPSYIRRPEPPPQQDPIPSFIRRPAEPPRQASAPILRTPSVQPPPPVEVRLPQQPKMVPPAAAPMPQTRIASAGAYTPTNWRNYNTAARGWRGADIYKPVTFDKPQLPFTDF; translated from the exons ATGGAGGCAACTGAGGCCACACAGGAAGGCACAACGGTCAAGAGTGAGGTGACGGAAAACTCCCAGGAG AGTAACGTACGGAAGACTTCCACGGGACAGGTGTCGACCACCACGTCAAAGACTGTTGCCCAGAGTGTTGAAAAAACCGTCAATGAGGGCGTCGCGACGGAAAAGTCGTCAGTTAGTGCAACTTCG GCAGGTTCAGATGTGAACGGTGATGCAACATCCGACGAAGAAGTCGAGGAGGttgaagaagttgaagaaattgtcgaagaagaagaattgcaAGAAGATGAGCTGGATGATGCCGAGGAAGCTTCATCGTCGTCCACTGAGGTTGTTATTGTtaggaaaattgtgaagaagaagaaaaagaaaaccacGAAAGAGGAGAAAGTTCCGAAGCAGGTTCAAAAGAAAACTGAAGTTAAAGAGGTGAAAACGAAAGTTGTGGAGAAAAAGCAAGAAGTTAAGCCGGTAGttgttgaaaagaaagaagtaAAAGCAGCAGTTCCtgagaaaaaggaagaagttAAGCCAGTAGTTGCTGAGAAGAAAGAAGACGTTAAAGAACAGAAGATTGTGGAGAAGAAAGTAGAAGTTCAGGAAGTGAAGCAGAAAGCAAAAGAAGAACAGGTAACCAAGGAAGCTGAAAAgtctgaagaagaagaagaagtatcagaagaagaagaggaatCCGAGCCGGAGATCGAAGAGAAACCAGTCCAACGAAACGAAGTGAAGCCAAAGGAACAAGTTGAAGATAAACCAAAAGAAACGATTgaggaaaatgttaaaattgaagagaagaTCGAAAAGAAACcagaacaaaaaattgaagaagttaAAGAAGTAAAGCAACAGGTTGAGAGTAAATCGTCGGAAGTAAAAGCCGAAGCAAATGGCGTTGCAGAGCCAACAgttgagaaagagagagaaggcAATGCTGGAGGAGATAAAGTTAAGGAAACTGAAACAAAGAAATTGCAGGTGGTCGAGGAAACATCTGTACAGTCATCTCCTCCAGAGCAGCCGCCTGAGAAGCCATCACAGAATGGTGAGATTCAGCAGGATAGCATCAAAGCGACCATCCACGAAATAATCAATGACATCGATCGTCAGATCACAGAAGATGGCCCTGATGTGCCCATTCCTGTGCAGATTGAAGTGCCCGTCCAAGCTCCTGTGCAAGCACCTATTCAACCGCCTGTTCAAGCACCTGTTCAAGTGCCCATTCAAGCACCGATCCTCCCTCCACTTAGTTCTGGAAGAAAT GATGACGCCAGGGAGGCGTCGGAGGGCGACAAAGAGAATGGACCGCGAGTTGTTGATCTACAGAAGATCTTCACACCGGCCACAGATGCCGAGGAGATTCTCCCACAGCGACAAC GTAAGGCTCAAGTTATGTACAGCTCAAGTGTGCAGGAGTCTTCGGAGTCCTACAGTCATCGCGTACAGGAGAAGCTACCGTTGAAGCTGGTGATGAATCCACGTGGGCAGGTGCAGGATTTGGAGACACTGAGGAAGCAGGGTGTCCTCATTGATCCAACCCCTCTGTCCCCGGATCGTTGTGCTGAAGTTGTTAATGCACTCCAAGCAACCGGAGGCAAAG GTGCTGAACTCTTCGCTAAGCGTCGCAAGAAGTCCGAGAAATGGGTTGTTGATGAGACTTCGAGGCAATCAGCTCCAACAACACCCATTTCGGCATGCCACAATGTCCCTCCGGCCTTTACGGACTTTGGAGTTCAGCGTGCACAGCAGAATATCAAGCTTAATCAGATTCAG gagAAGTACGCTCAGCCAAAGGTGAAGATCGTCAAGTCTCCGTGGCAATCAGCTCTGGAGACAGGCCATGTTAATGAAGCCTTCCAGATGCCACAATCTGCACCACCAATGGTGCGTCCAGAACCCCCAATGGTGCGTCCGGAACCACCACCACCGGTGGTGATGCGTGCTGCAGAGCCCCCACGTAGGGCTCCACCATCCCCTGGACACTTTGGGCGTGATCTAGCCTACCGTCCAAATGTGGCACAGGGATGGAATGCCCCAAAACCCAATCTTCCCG GAATTTACACCCCACCCGAGCTACCGCTCAGTAGCTACGCACCACCACCGCGTGTGGATATCCCACCACTGCAGGATCCCGTCCCAAGCTACATCCGACGACCGGAGCCACCGCCACAGCAGGACCCAATCCCAAGCTTCATTCGGCGACCAGCTGAGCCGCCACGTCAAGCAAGTGCGCCTATTTTGCGCACCCCATCCGTCCAGCCTCCACCCCCAGTGGAGGTGAGGCTGCCGCAGCAACCAAAGATGGTTCCACCTGCAGCAGCACCAATGCCGCAGACACGGATCGCATCAGCGGGAGCCTATACCCCGACAAACTGGAGGAATTACAACACCGCAGCCCGTGGGTGGCGCGGTGCTGATATCTACAAGCCAGTTACCTTCGATAAGCCCCAGCTACCATTTACGGACTTCTAA
- the LOC129793642 gene encoding titin isoform X1, which produces MEATEATQEGTTVKSEVTENSQESNVRKTSTGQVSTTTSKTVAQSVEKTVNEGVATEKSSVSATSAGSDVNGDATSDEEVEEVEEVEEIVEEEELQEDELDDAEEASSSSTEVVIVRKIVKKKKKKTTKEEKVPKQVQKKTEVKEVKTKVVEKKQEVKPVVVEKKEVKAAVPEKKEEVKPVVAEKKEDVKEQKIVEKKVEVQEVKQKAKEEQVTKEAEKSEEEEEVSEEEEESEPEIEEKPVQRNEVKPKEQVEDKPKETIEENVKIEEKIEKKPEQKIEEVKEVKQQVESKSSEVKAEANGVAEPTVEKEREGNAGGDKVKETETKKLQVVEETSVQSSPPEQPPEKPSQNGEIQQDSIKATIHEIINDIDRQITEDGPDVPIPVQIEVPVQAPVQAPIQPPVQAPVQVPIQAPILPPLSSGRNDDAREASEGDKENGPRVVDLQKIFTPATDAEEILPQRQRKLYASSSFYSPVLHPTVEDQVELARRISHSLSDISNQHSKGQSMYVNRKKRSVKWVHEGEGKAQVMYSSSVQESSESYSHRVQEKLPLKLVMNPRGQVQDLETLRKQGVLIDPTPLSPDRCAEVVNALQATGGKGAELFAKRRKKSEKWVVDETSRQSAPTTPISACHNVPPAFTDFGVQRAQQNIKLNQIQEKYAQPKVKIVKSPWQSALETGHVNEAFQMPQSAPPMVRPEPPMVRPEPPPPVVMRAAEPPRRAPPSPGHFGRDLAYRPNVAQGWNAPKPNLPGIYTPPELPLSSYAPPPRVDIPPLQDPVPSYIRRPEPPPQQDPIPSFIRRPAEPPRQASAPILRTPSVQPPPPVEVRLPQQPKMVPPAAAPMPQTRIASAGAYTPTNWRNYNTAARGWRGADIYKPVTFDKPQLPFTDF; this is translated from the exons ATGGAGGCAACTGAGGCCACACAGGAAGGCACAACGGTCAAGAGTGAGGTGACGGAAAACTCCCAGGAG AGTAACGTACGGAAGACTTCCACGGGACAGGTGTCGACCACCACGTCAAAGACTGTTGCCCAGAGTGTTGAAAAAACCGTCAATGAGGGCGTCGCGACGGAAAAGTCGTCAGTTAGTGCAACTTCG GCAGGTTCAGATGTGAACGGTGATGCAACATCCGACGAAGAAGTCGAGGAGGttgaagaagttgaagaaattgtcgaagaagaagaattgcaAGAAGATGAGCTGGATGATGCCGAGGAAGCTTCATCGTCGTCCACTGAGGTTGTTATTGTtaggaaaattgtgaagaagaagaaaaagaaaaccacGAAAGAGGAGAAAGTTCCGAAGCAGGTTCAAAAGAAAACTGAAGTTAAAGAGGTGAAAACGAAAGTTGTGGAGAAAAAGCAAGAAGTTAAGCCGGTAGttgttgaaaagaaagaagtaAAAGCAGCAGTTCCtgagaaaaaggaagaagttAAGCCAGTAGTTGCTGAGAAGAAAGAAGACGTTAAAGAACAGAAGATTGTGGAGAAGAAAGTAGAAGTTCAGGAAGTGAAGCAGAAAGCAAAAGAAGAACAGGTAACCAAGGAAGCTGAAAAgtctgaagaagaagaagaagtatcagaagaagaagaggaatCCGAGCCGGAGATCGAAGAGAAACCAGTCCAACGAAACGAAGTGAAGCCAAAGGAACAAGTTGAAGATAAACCAAAAGAAACGATTgaggaaaatgttaaaattgaagagaagaTCGAAAAGAAACcagaacaaaaaattgaagaagttaAAGAAGTAAAGCAACAGGTTGAGAGTAAATCGTCGGAAGTAAAAGCCGAAGCAAATGGCGTTGCAGAGCCAACAgttgagaaagagagagaaggcAATGCTGGAGGAGATAAAGTTAAGGAAACTGAAACAAAGAAATTGCAGGTGGTCGAGGAAACATCTGTACAGTCATCTCCTCCAGAGCAGCCGCCTGAGAAGCCATCACAGAATGGTGAGATTCAGCAGGATAGCATCAAAGCGACCATCCACGAAATAATCAATGACATCGATCGTCAGATCACAGAAGATGGCCCTGATGTGCCCATTCCTGTGCAGATTGAAGTGCCCGTCCAAGCTCCTGTGCAAGCACCTATTCAACCGCCTGTTCAAGCACCTGTTCAAGTGCCCATTCAAGCACCGATCCTCCCTCCACTTAGTTCTGGAAGAAAT GATGACGCCAGGGAGGCGTCGGAGGGCGACAAAGAGAATGGACCGCGAGTTGTTGATCTACAGAAGATCTTCACACCGGCCACAGATGCCGAGGAGATTCTCCCACAGCGACAAC GCAAACTGTATGCTTCATCTTCGTTCTACTCGCCGGTCCTCCATCCAACGGTGGAGGATCAAGTGGAGTTGGCAAGGAGGATAAGCCACTCGCTGAGTGACATCAGTAATCAACACTCCAAGGGTCAGTCGATGTACGTGAATCGGAAGAAGCGATCTGTGAAGTGGGTACACGAGGGTGAAG GTAAGGCTCAAGTTATGTACAGCTCAAGTGTGCAGGAGTCTTCGGAGTCCTACAGTCATCGCGTACAGGAGAAGCTACCGTTGAAGCTGGTGATGAATCCACGTGGGCAGGTGCAGGATTTGGAGACACTGAGGAAGCAGGGTGTCCTCATTGATCCAACCCCTCTGTCCCCGGATCGTTGTGCTGAAGTTGTTAATGCACTCCAAGCAACCGGAGGCAAAG GTGCTGAACTCTTCGCTAAGCGTCGCAAGAAGTCCGAGAAATGGGTTGTTGATGAGACTTCGAGGCAATCAGCTCCAACAACACCCATTTCGGCATGCCACAATGTCCCTCCGGCCTTTACGGACTTTGGAGTTCAGCGTGCACAGCAGAATATCAAGCTTAATCAGATTCAG gagAAGTACGCTCAGCCAAAGGTGAAGATCGTCAAGTCTCCGTGGCAATCAGCTCTGGAGACAGGCCATGTTAATGAAGCCTTCCAGATGCCACAATCTGCACCACCAATGGTGCGTCCAGAACCCCCAATGGTGCGTCCGGAACCACCACCACCGGTGGTGATGCGTGCTGCAGAGCCCCCACGTAGGGCTCCACCATCCCCTGGACACTTTGGGCGTGATCTAGCCTACCGTCCAAATGTGGCACAGGGATGGAATGCCCCAAAACCCAATCTTCCCG GAATTTACACCCCACCCGAGCTACCGCTCAGTAGCTACGCACCACCACCGCGTGTGGATATCCCACCACTGCAGGATCCCGTCCCAAGCTACATCCGACGACCGGAGCCACCGCCACAGCAGGACCCAATCCCAAGCTTCATTCGGCGACCAGCTGAGCCGCCACGTCAAGCAAGTGCGCCTATTTTGCGCACCCCATCCGTCCAGCCTCCACCCCCAGTGGAGGTGAGGCTGCCGCAGCAACCAAAGATGGTTCCACCTGCAGCAGCACCAATGCCGCAGACACGGATCGCATCAGCGGGAGCCTATACCCCGACAAACTGGAGGAATTACAACACCGCAGCCCGTGGGTGGCGCGGTGCTGATATCTACAAGCCAGTTACCTTCGATAAGCCCCAGCTACCATTTACGGACTTCTAA
- the LOC129793650 gene encoding hydroxymethylglutaryl-CoA synthase 1, whose protein sequence is MVWPENVGILGIDLIFPSQYVDQTELEVFDGVSAGKYTVGLGQKKMGFCTDREDINSMCLTVTSSLLEKYKIPPARIGRLDVGTETIIDKSKSIKSVLMQLFTPHGVTDLEGLDTTNACYGGTAALFNAINWVESSSWNGRLALVVCGDIAIYAKGAARPTGGAGAVAMLVGPNAPLVFDRGLRATYMKHTWDFYKPDLTSEYPTVDGKLSIQCYLNALDNCYQLYCEKARALSPTSPVVGLDTFDSVIFHTPFCKLVQKSLARIGVNDYFMTPPSKRPARFPGFEKFDQLALEDTYFDKDVEKAFMTYYDEVYKAKTAKSLLVASQLGNMYTASLYSSLVSLLITHSCEELMGRKVALFSYGSGLASSLYSLTITKDATALGSIMDNLKNIAPNLEKRHKLTPEQFCAVLETREQNCHKAPLEPSGGIDGLFPGTYYLKNIDHMHRRQYDRVPK, encoded by the exons ATGGTGTGGCCAGAGAATGTGGGTATACTGGGGATTGATTTAATCTTCCCATCACAGTATGTGGATCAAACGGAACTCGAGGTTTTTGATGGGGTCTCAGCGGGGAAGTACACCGTGGGTTTGGGGCAGAAGAAGATGGGATTCTGCACGGATCGCGAGGATATCAATTCCATGTGCTTGACAGTGACCAGTAGTCTGTTGGAGAAGTATAAAATACCACCGGCACGAATTGGACGTCTCGACGTTGGGACGGAGACAATCATTGATAAGTCCAAGAGTATCAAGAGTGTCCTCATGCAGCTCTTCACGCCGCATGGGGTGACAGATCTCGAGGGTTTGGACACAACTAATGCCTGCTACGGTGGTACAGCAGCTCTCTTCAATGCCATCAACTGGGTGGAATCAAGCAGCTGGAATGGGCGCCTTGCTCTCGTGGTCTGTGGGGACATTGCCATCTACGCTAAGGGAGCTGCTCGTCCAACCGGAGGAGCTGGAGCTGTGGCAATGCTGGTAGGGCCCAATGCACCCCTTGTCTTCGATCGTGGTCTCCGTGCCACCTACATGAAGCACACCTGGGATTTCTACAAGCCCGATCTCACGTCAGAGTACCCAACAGTTGATGGGAAGCTCTCCATCCAGTGCTACCTAAATGCCCTGGACAATTGCTATCAGCTGTACTGTGAGAAAGCACGTGCTCTATCCCCCACTTCGCCCGTCGTGGGCCTCGATACATTCGATTCCGTGATCTTTCACACACCCTTCTGCAAATTGGTTCAAAAATCCCTGGCCAGGATTGGTGTGAATGACTACTTCATGACACCCCCCTCCAAACGTCCTGCCCGCTTCCCGGGCTTTGAGAAATTCGATCAACTCGCCCTGGAGGACACGTACTTCGATAAGGACGTGGAGAAAGCCTTTATGACCTACTACGATGAGGTGTACAAGGCCAAGACCGCTAAATCTCTCCTAGTCGCCAGTCAG TTGGGCAACATGTACACTGCATCCCTGTACAGTAGTCTTGTCTCTCTGCTCATCACTCATAGTTGTGAAGAATTGATGGGAAGGAAGGTAGCTCTCTTTTCCTATGGATCTGGCTTAGCATCCTCCCTGTACTCCCTCACAATCACAAAGGATGCCACGGCTCTTGGGTCCATTAtggataatttgaaaaatattgcgCCGAATCTGGAGAAGCGTCACAAGTTGACTCCTGAGCAGTTCTGCGCTGTGCTGGAGACGCGTGAGCAGAACTGCCACAAGGCACCACTGGAACCATCTGGTGGCATTGATGGTTTGTTCCCGGGCACGTATTACCTCAAAAACATCGATCATATGCACCGGAGGCAGTATGATCGTGTGCCAAAGTAG
- the LOC129793648 gene encoding 3-phosphoinositide-dependent protein kinase 1 isoform X2, whose amino-acid sequence MMKDEEPQRDNREESLIAEAQPTNDVSSNSANNSRVPGNATTPRSGVPTKRSATDFRFGKTIGEGSFSTVYLAKDIHTRREYAIKVCDKQHIIREKKSEYIKREREALHVMSSVPGFVNLYCTFQDQKSLYFVMTYAANGDLLPYINKVGSFDMECTRFYAAELVIALEQMHKRGVIHRDLKPENILLDEKMHSLIADFGSAKMAPSQDSNVVPPVKPPPEKDKTPMSRSFRRNSFVGTAQYVSPEVLKGQPTSKAVDLWALGCIIYQMVSGLPPFRAGSEYLIFQKILKQDLTFPDGFDVTAKDLVEKLLVIDPNARLGADDADNRYDSIRNHAFFDGINWCNLREQTPPQIYPYLPGRSLEGELRSRYRVPDNLEPGLDERQLTRLLGLELGTTGSNLPTEQSSELSEGVGGGEAAALRNPED is encoded by the exons ATGATGAAGGACGAAGAGCCCCAGCGGGATAATAGGGAGGAGAGCCTCATTGCAGAGGCACAACCAACTAATGATGTATCGTCAAATTCTGCGAATAACTCGAGAGTTCCGGGAAATGCTACGACGCCCCGAAGTGGGGTACCCACCAAGAGATCCGCCACAGACTTCCGCTTTGGTAAGACTATTGGTGAGGGGAGCTTCAGCACTGTCTACCTGGCCAAGGATATCCACACACGCAGGGAATATGCAA TAAAAGTATGCGATAAGCAGCATATCATCCGGGAGAAGAAGAGCGAGTACATTAAGCGTGAACGGGAGGCATTGCACGTGATGAGTAGCGTTCCCGGATTCGTCAATCTCTACTGCACCTTTCAGGATCAGAAGAGTCTCTACTTTGTCATGACGTACGCAGCAAATGGGGACCTTCTGCCCTACATCAACAAGGTGGGCTCCTTCGATATGGAATGCACACGCTTCTACGCAGCTGAGTTGGTAATTGCGTTGGAGCAGATGCACAAACGCGGTGTGATTCATCGTGATTTGAAACCCGAAAATATCCTCTTGGACGAGAAGATGCACTCCCTCATTGCGGACTTTGGTTCAGCAAAAATGGCACCGTCGCAGGATTCGAATGTTGTGCCACCCGTTAAGCCACCACCTGAGAAGGATAAAACCCCCATGTCGCGTTCCTTTCGACGCAACAGCTTCGTCGGTACGGCTCAGTATGTTTCACCCGAAGTGCTCAAAGGGCAGCCAACATCCAAGGCAGTGGATTTGTGGGCATTGGGATGCATTATCTACCAAATGGTGTCGGGTTTGCCACCCTTCCGAGCTGGCTCGGAATATTTGATCTTTCAGAAGATCCTCAAGCAAGATCTCACCTTTCCCGATGGCTTTGACGTTACGGCCAAGGATTTGGTGGAGAAACTCCTGGTGATTGATCCAAATGCACGACTTGGTGCTGATGATGCCGATAATCGCTACGACAGTATACGAAATCATGCATTCTTCGATGGCATTAACTGGTGCAATCTGCGTGAACAGACACCACCGCAAATTTATCCCTACCTACCGGGAAGGAGTCTCGAAGGGGAGCTGCGGAGTCGCTACAGGGTGCCGGATAATCTCGAGCCGGGTCTCGATGAGCGTCAACTGACACGGCTGCTGGGTCTCGAATTGGGTACGACTGGGTCAAATCTACCGACCGAGCAATCAAGTGA